One region of Chlorobiota bacterium genomic DNA includes:
- a CDS encoding SdiA-regulated domain-containing protein — protein MNAIRFFHTPLFTLCLLAGCGGGNGDKQPKQIPASSSRSSSPSAVTSPALAMYDFNAPATVLTLPAELDEISGLAITPDNRLFTHNDENGSIAEIDMATGAIRKQFQLGGKGADKDFEGIAIVGKRFFITTSAGAVFEFAEGKPDETVPVTEYPTELSTKNDVEGLCYDPATNSLLLACKERAGKGLDQMKAVYAFSLDSMKLILQPRFLLPIAQLLDGARGGEFNPSGIEFNPRSRTFCIVAAEGKSVVEVSPEGTILGQVKLDKFHRQAEGITFAADGTLLISDEARGQQPTIALYPSRSAP, from the coding sequence ATGAACGCAATCCGCTTTTTCCACACGCCCCTTTTCACGCTCTGTTTGCTTGCTGGCTGCGGTGGCGGCAATGGCGACAAGCAACCCAAACAGATTCCTGCTTCGTCATCGCGGTCTTCATCCCCTTCGGCGGTCACTTCGCCGGCATTGGCGATGTATGATTTCAATGCCCCCGCCACCGTTCTCACGCTTCCGGCGGAGTTGGACGAAATCTCGGGGCTGGCCATCACCCCCGATAACCGCCTGTTTACCCACAACGACGAAAATGGATCCATTGCCGAAATAGACATGGCCACCGGGGCGATCCGTAAACAGTTTCAGCTGGGCGGGAAGGGGGCAGATAAAGATTTTGAGGGGATTGCGATTGTGGGAAAACGGTTCTTTATCACCACCAGTGCCGGTGCCGTTTTTGAGTTTGCCGAAGGAAAGCCCGACGAAACAGTTCCCGTCACGGAATACCCAACCGAACTATCCACCAAAAACGATGTTGAGGGACTCTGCTACGATCCCGCCACCAACTCCCTTCTACTGGCCTGCAAGGAGCGCGCTGGCAAAGGCTTGGACCAGATGAAAGCCGTCTATGCCTTCTCGCTCGACTCCATGAAGTTGATCCTCCAGCCCCGCTTCCTCCTTCCAATTGCTCAACTGCTGGATGGCGCGCGCGGCGGCGAATTCAATCCCTCTGGCATTGAGTTCAATCCCCGCTCGCGCACGTTCTGCATTGTTGCTGCCGAAGGGAAATCGGTGGTGGAGGTTTCGCCGGAAGGGACGATTCTGGGCCAGGTGAAGCTCGATAAATTTCACCGCCAAGCCGAAGGAATCACCTTCGCTGCCGATGGCACGCTGCTGATTAGCGACGAGGCTCGCGGCCAGCAACCCACCATCGCCCTCTATCCGTCACGCTCCGCTCCGTAG
- a CDS encoding adenylate/guanylate cyclase domain-containing protein has translation MSQMIAVNRRARQLRKARSVAIGGGVGATLGLLFALLLQGLHLGPLLNGCINGMVIGGVGAMFENYVFQVRFRKLNFLSVLLFRSLFYATLVSVTVILEIKAYRLVRYGIPLTEISGDPGFMEFLVDGEFWAILAFAVVGSFIINFMRQINRLLGQNVLLNYLTGRYHKPIEEERIFLFLDMRSSTTIAERIGHLPFHQLINDCFFDLTEPIIEAKGEIYQYVGDEIVVTWPMAKGLHDANCIRCFFAIADQMEELRETYIAKYGFVPEFKAGYHYGTVIIGEIGDVKKEIAFHGDPVNTTARIQAECNGFGVNILLSGDLLERLPSVPELKPHAIGSIQLRGKEHPVELFTMRREPNP, from the coding sequence ATGTCGCAGATGATCGCTGTCAACCGCCGTGCGCGGCAGCTGCGGAAGGCCCGTAGCGTTGCCATTGGCGGCGGGGTTGGGGCCACGCTTGGCCTGCTGTTTGCGCTGCTGCTGCAAGGGCTGCATCTTGGCCCGTTGCTCAATGGCTGTATCAACGGCATGGTGATTGGCGGCGTGGGGGCGATGTTCGAGAACTACGTCTTCCAAGTTCGCTTCCGCAAGCTCAATTTCCTTTCGGTGCTGCTGTTCCGGTCGCTCTTCTACGCAACGCTGGTCAGCGTGACGGTGATTCTGGAGATCAAGGCGTACCGGTTGGTCCGCTACGGCATTCCCCTCACCGAAATTTCTGGCGACCCTGGCTTCATGGAGTTCCTGGTGGATGGTGAGTTCTGGGCGATTCTGGCGTTTGCGGTGGTGGGGAGTTTCATCATCAACTTCATGCGCCAAATCAACCGCCTGCTTGGCCAAAACGTTCTGCTGAATTACCTCACCGGGCGTTACCACAAGCCGATTGAAGAGGAGCGGATTTTCCTCTTCTTGGATATGCGTTCCAGCACCACCATCGCCGAGCGGATTGGCCACCTTCCGTTCCATCAGCTTATCAACGATTGCTTCTTTGACCTGACCGAGCCGATCATCGAGGCCAAAGGGGAGATTTACCAGTACGTTGGCGATGAGATTGTGGTGACGTGGCCAATGGCCAAAGGCCTGCACGATGCCAACTGCATCCGCTGCTTCTTTGCCATTGCCGACCAGATGGAGGAACTGCGCGAAACCTACATCGCCAAGTATGGGTTTGTGCCGGAGTTCAAGGCCGGGTACCACTACGGCACGGTGATTATTGGGGAGATTGGCGATGTGAAAAAGGAGATCGCCTTCCACGGCGACCCGGTGAACACCACCGCACGCATCCAGGCGGAGTGCAACGGGTTCGGGGTCAACATCCTTCTGTCCGGGGACCTGCTGGAGCGGCTCCCCTCCGTTCCCGAGTTGAAGCCTCACGCAATCGGCAGCATCCAGCTTCGGGGGAAGGAGCATCCGGTGGAGTTGTTCACGATGCGGCGTGAGCCAAATCCCTAA
- a CDS encoding BamA/TamA family outer membrane protein, whose protein sequence is MCWLIAASVATAQTEQPAAPAKKTVRLIPGPEYAAGGAHRFFFGDLWRNLWATEIEVDVLDLSTFAGGLKPTKRGGGFQTKSLRFAAANGREYKFRSLNKNPKKVLPEELQESIVADIVQDLISTSNPVSPLVAAPILDAEGVLNTSPKIVVLPDDERLGEFRADFGGLLGMLEENPTAEDDEEGFAGADKIVTTYKFFRRLEEDNDNQVDSRAFLRARLLDIFMGDWDRHVDQWQWARFRERGEKLWRPIPRDRDQAFCRYDGLIPSVAEMAVAQLEGCEDEYPKITDLTWSGRYLDRKFLSAIDRPTWDSIANDVASKLTDQVLDNAVRQMPPEMYAKEGATLAATLRARRDGFRAAATEFYVNMAKVVEIRGSDKGEYLQVARHGDTATEVWMFKRDKATGEKKEGEAFFHRLFNNSETRELRIFLFDGDDKSVVRGEANCGPIVRVVAGDGQDELIDSSQVNGYFLSITPIPDAEIKTYFYDEGKKTTVVEGSSTCYTSRARSAPANDTLKYEPPVEDRGHDWRFGPVYGYNSDEGVIAGGGPILYKFGFDADPYVYRLDLRAGYATVNRFTAEFTSDFYTLIPGTHFSMNARASELEVLKFFGIGNETPFNRQLADDGFYKLRQVQYSFRPELRVPLATTTESYLGAEYRSIRTELTDKDDQNDSTFLSTQPVPVYGTEDISIPKLYAGLSIDTRNSQAFPTRGLFLNLQGSYSPKIGKLRDDMVRIQGDARLYLSAKLLMPMTLALRAGGEHIWGEYPFFEAAFLGGTSTLRGFDKNRFAGNASAFANAELRAYLFQLKLLVPHYVGFFLSADGGKVFVTGEKSDTFHRAVGGGLWVAPVSPENVFSVGYAKSESEDGGIYFTAGFMF, encoded by the coding sequence ATGTGCTGGCTTATTGCGGCAAGCGTTGCCACGGCCCAAACCGAGCAACCAGCAGCCCCCGCCAAAAAAACTGTGCGATTAATCCCCGGCCCCGAGTACGCCGCTGGCGGTGCCCATCGCTTCTTTTTTGGAGACTTGTGGCGGAACCTTTGGGCAACCGAGATCGAGGTGGATGTCCTTGATCTATCCACCTTTGCCGGCGGATTGAAACCAACAAAACGTGGCGGGGGATTCCAGACAAAATCGCTCCGCTTTGCTGCCGCCAATGGGCGCGAGTACAAGTTCCGCTCGCTGAACAAAAATCCCAAAAAAGTGCTGCCGGAGGAATTGCAGGAGTCCATCGTGGCCGACATCGTGCAGGACCTTATCAGCACCTCGAACCCGGTTTCCCCGCTTGTTGCCGCGCCAATTCTTGATGCCGAAGGAGTGCTGAACACTTCCCCAAAAATCGTTGTGCTTCCCGATGATGAACGGCTTGGAGAGTTCCGCGCCGACTTCGGCGGGCTGCTGGGAATGCTGGAGGAAAACCCCACCGCCGAAGATGATGAAGAAGGCTTTGCCGGTGCCGATAAAATCGTCACCACCTACAAATTCTTCCGCCGTTTGGAGGAGGACAACGACAACCAAGTGGATTCCCGCGCCTTCCTTCGTGCGCGGTTGCTGGATATCTTCATGGGCGATTGGGACCGCCACGTGGACCAGTGGCAGTGGGCACGCTTCCGCGAGCGTGGCGAGAAACTTTGGCGGCCAATCCCACGCGACCGCGACCAAGCCTTCTGCCGCTACGATGGGCTTATCCCTTCGGTGGCCGAAATGGCGGTGGCGCAGTTAGAAGGGTGCGAAGATGAGTATCCCAAAATCACGGACCTCACCTGGTCCGGACGCTACCTGGACCGCAAGTTCCTTTCCGCCATTGATCGCCCAACCTGGGATTCCATCGCCAACGATGTTGCCAGCAAGCTGACCGACCAAGTGCTTGACAACGCCGTCCGCCAAATGCCGCCGGAGATGTACGCGAAGGAGGGCGCAACCCTTGCCGCCACCCTGCGCGCACGGCGCGACGGGTTCCGCGCAGCCGCAACCGAGTTCTACGTGAACATGGCGAAGGTGGTGGAGATTCGTGGAAGCGATAAAGGGGAATATTTGCAGGTGGCACGCCACGGCGACACCGCCACCGAGGTTTGGATGTTCAAGAGGGACAAGGCCACGGGGGAGAAGAAGGAGGGGGAAGCCTTCTTCCACCGCCTGTTCAACAACAGCGAGACCCGCGAGCTTCGCATCTTCCTGTTTGATGGCGACGACAAATCCGTGGTCCGCGGCGAAGCGAACTGCGGTCCAATCGTTCGGGTGGTGGCCGGCGACGGCCAAGATGAGCTGATTGACAGCTCGCAGGTGAACGGCTACTTCCTCAGCATCACCCCAATCCCCGATGCGGAAATCAAAACCTACTTCTACGACGAAGGGAAGAAAACAACCGTGGTGGAAGGAAGCAGCACCTGCTACACCAGCCGCGCACGCTCCGCCCCCGCCAACGACACCTTGAAGTACGAGCCGCCCGTTGAGGACCGCGGGCACGACTGGCGATTTGGCCCCGTTTACGGCTACAACAGCGACGAGGGGGTGATTGCTGGCGGCGGCCCAATCTTGTATAAGTTCGGATTCGATGCCGACCCGTACGTCTATCGGCTGGACCTGCGTGCTGGATATGCCACGGTGAACCGCTTCACCGCGGAGTTCACCAGCGATTTCTACACGCTGATCCCGGGCACGCATTTCAGCATGAACGCACGGGCCTCGGAGCTAGAGGTCCTGAAGTTTTTTGGGATTGGGAACGAGACACCGTTCAACCGCCAGCTTGCCGATGACGGATTCTACAAGCTCCGCCAGGTGCAGTATTCGTTCCGCCCGGAGCTTCGGGTTCCGTTGGCCACAACAACGGAGAGCTATCTTGGAGCCGAGTATCGGTCCATCCGCACGGAGCTTACCGACAAGGATGACCAGAACGACTCCACATTCCTGAGCACGCAGCCCGTGCCGGTGTACGGAACCGAGGATATCAGCATCCCCAAACTGTACGCCGGATTGAGCATTGACACCCGCAACAGCCAGGCCTTCCCCACCCGCGGCCTGTTTCTGAACTTGCAAGGCTCCTACAGCCCAAAGATTGGGAAGCTGCGCGATGACATGGTCCGCATTCAGGGGGATGCGCGGCTCTATCTATCGGCCAAACTGCTTATGCCGATGACGCTGGCGTTGCGTGCTGGCGGCGAGCATATCTGGGGTGAGTATCCATTTTTTGAGGCTGCGTTTTTGGGGGGAACCTCAACGTTGCGCGGGTTCGATAAAAACCGTTTTGCCGGGAACGCATCGGCCTTTGCCAATGCCGAGTTGCGGGCCTACCTGTTCCAACTGAAGCTGCTGGTTCCCCATTACGTCGGCTTCTTCCTGAGTGCCGATGGGGGGAAGGTGTTTGTCACGGGGGAAAAATCCGACACGTTCCACCGGGCGGTTGGCGGCGGGTTGTGGGTTGCCCCGGTCTCGCCGGAGAACGTTTTCAGCGTGGGCTATGCCAAGTCGGAATCGGAAGATGGCGGTATCTATTTCACCGCAGGGTTTATGTTCTAA
- a CDS encoding VWA domain-containing protein, translating to MLIRYSQWIAQQEEHEDRLEQLLRLFSYLLMQTGGDVDEALNWMSQLDEQYGILGKMTMQEFIDHLKDQGLIREGEGNNDFDLTARGAQRIRQDALQEIFTSLKKTSPGEHNTPHIGSGVEPAGDLRNYLFGDHTSQIDPTSTLSNALKRESDLEQFRLEEEDIRVHEMEHTTSVSTVLMLDISHSMVLYGEDRITPAKQVALALSELVMTRYPKDRLHVVLFGDEAREVSPHELPFVTVGPFHTNTRAGLQLARQLLKRKGSGNRQIFMVTDGKPSAMFEESGRLYKNSFGLDSRIVNKTLDEAVACRREGITISTFMVARDPYLVNFVEELTKANRGRAYYSGLNQLGETVFVDYIRNRRKKFTSR from the coding sequence ATGCTGATTCGCTATTCCCAATGGATTGCCCAACAAGAGGAACACGAGGATCGCCTTGAGCAACTGCTTCGCCTGTTCAGCTACCTGCTGATGCAAACCGGCGGAGACGTTGACGAGGCCTTGAATTGGATGAGCCAGCTTGACGAGCAATACGGCATCCTGGGGAAGATGACGATGCAGGAATTCATTGACCACCTGAAAGATCAAGGCTTGATCCGCGAAGGGGAGGGGAACAACGATTTTGACCTGACCGCACGCGGCGCGCAACGGATCCGCCAAGATGCGTTGCAGGAGATTTTCACCTCGCTGAAAAAGACCAGCCCGGGGGAACACAACACCCCGCACATCGGCTCCGGCGTTGAGCCAGCGGGGGACTTGCGGAACTACCTGTTCGGCGACCACACCAGCCAGATTGACCCCACCAGCACGCTGAGCAATGCCTTGAAGCGGGAGAGCGATTTGGAGCAATTCCGGTTGGAGGAGGAGGACATCAGGGTGCATGAGATGGAGCACACCACCAGCGTCAGCACCGTGCTGATGTTGGACATTTCCCACTCGATGGTGCTGTATGGCGAGGACCGGATCACCCCGGCGAAGCAGGTGGCGTTGGCGTTAAGTGAGTTGGTGATGACACGCTACCCCAAGGACCGCCTGCACGTGGTGCTGTTTGGCGATGAGGCTCGCGAGGTAAGCCCCCATGAACTGCCGTTCGTTACCGTTGGGCCGTTCCACACCAACACCCGCGCAGGGTTGCAGCTTGCACGCCAGTTGCTGAAACGGAAGGGGAGCGGCAATCGGCAGATTTTTATGGTGACCGACGGGAAGCCATCGGCGATGTTCGAGGAGTCGGGAAGGCTCTACAAAAATTCGTTCGGCTTGGATTCCCGGATTGTCAACAAAACGTTGGACGAAGCGGTGGCCTGCCGCCGCGAAGGGATCACCATCAGCACCTTCATGGTTGCCCGCGACCCCTATCTGGTGAACTTCGTGGAGGAGCTTACCAAAGCCAATCGTGGCCGGGCCTATTACTCAGGATTGAATCAACTTGGGGAGACGGTGTTTGTGGACTACATCCGCAACCGCCGGAAGAAATTCACCTCGCGGTAG
- the ppk1 gene encoding polyphosphate kinase 1 — MATPSTFLNRDRSWLSFNQRVLQEAADPTVPLYERLRFLAIFSSNLDEFFRVRVASIQALTHLKHGGTKTLGDDPSELLRRIHKTVDRQQEEFGAIFHGQLLPALAEHGITFPRAEELWDEARAQVHAYFQQSVLPHIQTLPMELGEAAPFLHNKGIYFAVQLAPPDSTPHDSAPLCCVLVSIPSPPLPRFVPLTSADGNAHPFIVLDDVVRLGLPELFPQQQIVGAWSVKLTRDAELHIDDEFEGDLVEKIRKGLRRRATGTPARFLFDAAMPKPVRQALRQRLQLGKEEMIRGGRYHNFNDFFTLPNPIGPALEYPPLPPLPSAALDRAQAMYDAIAQRDHILHFPYHSYHYVVRFLQEAAVDPSTQAIFITLYRVASNSGVVAALVAAAKAGKRVAVFVEVKARFDEEANLQWAEELTEAGAEVICSMPGIKVHSKLLLAERMEAGETKRYAYLSSGNFNEKTARVYTDHGLFTSATEITAEVRQVFAFLMGELPQPTFRRLLVAPFTMQKRCKELVDREIAAARRGESGKIVLKLNSLEEPSMIQKLYEAAMAGVEIDLIVRGICCLNPSLPELRGRIRVISIVDRFLEHARIYIFGSGARQLLFVSSADWMTRNLRRRVEVAFPIDDEAIRQQLLAMIELQLSDTQKARRLDGKLQSHYANNAAAALRSQAEAYAMVERAEQPPGTGSN, encoded by the coding sequence ATGGCAACGCCATCAACCTTTCTCAATCGTGACCGCAGCTGGTTATCGTTCAACCAGCGGGTGCTGCAGGAGGCCGCCGACCCCACCGTCCCGCTGTACGAACGGCTCCGTTTCCTTGCCATCTTCTCCAGCAATCTTGATGAATTTTTCCGCGTTCGGGTTGCCTCCATCCAAGCCCTGACGCACCTGAAGCATGGCGGCACCAAAACGCTTGGCGATGACCCGTCGGAGCTTCTTCGCCGAATCCACAAAACTGTGGACCGCCAGCAGGAGGAGTTCGGGGCGATTTTCCACGGCCAGCTCCTTCCCGCGCTTGCCGAGCATGGGATCACCTTCCCTCGGGCGGAGGAATTGTGGGATGAAGCACGCGCCCAGGTCCACGCCTATTTCCAGCAAAGCGTTCTTCCGCATATCCAGACGCTGCCGATGGAGTTGGGGGAAGCCGCGCCGTTTCTTCACAATAAGGGGATCTACTTTGCGGTGCAGCTTGCCCCGCCCGATTCCACCCCTCACGATTCCGCGCCGTTGTGCTGCGTGCTGGTCTCCATCCCTTCCCCGCCGCTTCCCCGTTTTGTTCCGCTTACTTCGGCGGATGGGAACGCCCACCCGTTCATTGTGCTGGATGACGTTGTGCGGCTGGGGCTGCCGGAGCTGTTCCCGCAGCAGCAGATCGTTGGGGCTTGGTCGGTAAAGCTCACACGCGATGCGGAGCTGCACATTGATGATGAATTTGAAGGCGACCTGGTGGAAAAAATCCGGAAAGGCTTGCGCCGGCGCGCCACCGGAACCCCGGCCCGATTTCTGTTCGATGCGGCAATGCCGAAGCCAGTCCGGCAGGCCCTCCGGCAGCGGCTGCAGCTTGGGAAGGAGGAGATGATTCGCGGCGGGCGATACCACAACTTCAACGACTTTTTTACGCTGCCGAATCCAATCGGCCCGGCGTTGGAGTATCCTCCGCTTCCGCCATTGCCATCGGCAGCGTTGGACCGGGCACAGGCGATGTACGACGCGATTGCACAGCGGGACCATATCCTCCATTTCCCTTATCACTCCTACCACTACGTTGTGCGGTTTCTTCAGGAGGCCGCGGTGGACCCCAGCACGCAAGCGATCTTCATCACCCTGTACCGTGTTGCCAGCAACTCCGGAGTGGTGGCCGCGCTGGTTGCTGCGGCAAAAGCAGGGAAACGGGTGGCGGTGTTCGTGGAGGTGAAAGCCCGATTCGACGAGGAAGCAAACCTGCAATGGGCCGAAGAACTTACCGAGGCCGGGGCGGAAGTAATCTGCAGCATGCCCGGCATCAAGGTCCACAGCAAACTGCTGCTGGCCGAGCGGATGGAGGCAGGGGAGACAAAGCGGTATGCGTATCTGAGCAGCGGCAATTTTAACGAGAAGACGGCGCGGGTTTACACCGACCACGGGTTGTTCACTTCCGCTACGGAGATCACTGCCGAGGTGCGCCAGGTTTTCGCCTTCTTGATGGGGGAATTGCCGCAGCCAACGTTCCGGCGGCTGCTTGTTGCCCCCTTCACCATGCAGAAACGATGCAAGGAATTGGTGGACCGGGAGATTGCGGCGGCGCGGCGGGGGGAATCGGGGAAGATTGTGCTGAAGCTGAACAGCCTTGAGGAGCCATCCATGATCCAGAAACTCTACGAGGCGGCAATGGCCGGGGTGGAGATTGACCTGATTGTGCGGGGCATCTGCTGCTTGAACCCTTCGCTTCCCGAACTCAGGGGAAGGATTCGGGTTATCAGCATCGTGGACCGTTTTTTGGAGCACGCCCGTATCTACATTTTCGGGAGCGGTGCGCGGCAACTGCTGTTTGTTAGCTCCGCCGACTGGATGACGCGGAACCTACGCCGCCGCGTTGAGGTTGCCTTCCCGATAGATGACGAGGCCATCCGCCAACAGCTGTTGGCGATGATTGAGTTGCAGCTATCCGACACCCAAAAAGCACGCCGCCTTGACGGGAAGCTCCAAAGCCATTACGCCAACAACGCCGCCGCTGCTCTCCGCTCGCAAGCCGAGGCCTACGCGATGGTGGAAAGGGCGGAACAGCCCCCGGGCACCGGAAGCAATTAG
- a CDS encoding rhomboid family intramembrane serine protease produces MLPIGDDNSSIRSAPVITYLLIFLNVIVFLFELLQGAQLQAFINRWGAVPELVLDGKRIETLLTSMFLHGGWMHIIGNMLFLKVFGDNVEDRMGRGRFVLLYLLTGLAAHAAHFAFNAGSGIPTVGASGAISGVLGAYIVMFGRNRVNVLIGFFVITLPAWAMIGFWALQQFLATFATISATQETGGVAYAAHAGGFVAGIILAFLLGGTAGEHQRQPLAATRRGLVNVRGRREISWGTFSKLAPLLPRESLVNQLSFAYRFIGRVVLRGCGVAIALGMVVGCQKEASTSKKGEVVMADSQTHSQPGQTPRGQYDVPGLERYRAEKDSGFRQRGSPLTERVRARFQGLEYYPAAADFSVAARLEKFPNPEPVNLMTTTGEPRPMLRYGQFHFVVDGKECVLTAYQSAEHPEHLFLPFKDATNGTETYAAGRYIDLTAQPAAAANYVIDFNLAYNPYCAYNPEYSCPVVPRENFLAVPIRAGERVSEAEAH; encoded by the coding sequence ATGCTTCCCATTGGCGACGACAACAGCAGCATCCGTTCGGCTCCGGTTATCACCTACCTGCTGATCTTCCTGAACGTCATCGTTTTTCTGTTCGAGCTTCTGCAGGGGGCGCAACTCCAAGCGTTTATCAACCGCTGGGGGGCAGTTCCGGAGCTTGTGCTGGATGGGAAACGGATCGAGACGCTGCTGACCTCCATGTTCCTGCACGGCGGATGGATGCACATCATCGGGAATATGCTCTTCCTGAAAGTGTTTGGCGACAACGTGGAGGACCGGATGGGGCGCGGGCGGTTTGTTCTGCTTTATCTGCTTACCGGCTTGGCGGCGCACGCGGCACATTTTGCGTTCAATGCTGGGTCCGGCATTCCCACAGTTGGGGCTTCGGGGGCAATTTCCGGCGTGCTTGGGGCGTACATCGTGATGTTCGGAAGGAACCGCGTGAACGTGCTGATCGGTTTCTTTGTTATCACCCTTCCCGCTTGGGCAATGATTGGGTTCTGGGCGTTGCAGCAGTTCCTTGCCACGTTCGCCACCATCTCCGCCACCCAAGAAACCGGCGGCGTTGCCTACGCCGCCCACGCGGGCGGATTCGTGGCTGGGATCATCCTTGCCTTCCTGCTTGGCGGCACTGCGGGCGAACACCAACGCCAACCCCTGGCGGCCACGCGGCGCGGGTTGGTAAACGTGCGTGGCCGCAGGGAAATTAGCTGGGGAACTTTCAGTAAGTTGGCTCCCCTTCTTCCACGGGAATCATTAGTGAATCAACTCAGTTTTGCATATCGGTTCATCGGGCGTGTGGTGCTGCGCGGGTGCGGCGTTGCCATTGCTCTGGGGATGGTTGTGGGATGCCAGAAGGAAGCCTCCACATCCAAAAAAGGAGAGGTCGTGATGGCAGATTCCCAAACCCATTCGCAACCCGGCCAAACGCCGCGTGGCCAGTACGACGTTCCGGGGCTGGAACGCTACCGCGCCGAAAAAGATAGCGGATTCCGGCAGCGTGGTTCGCCACTTACCGAGCGGGTTCGGGCGCGATTCCAGGGGTTAGAGTACTATCCCGCCGCTGCTGATTTCTCGGTAGCTGCGCGCTTGGAGAAGTTCCCAAACCCAGAGCCGGTGAACCTGATGACCACCACCGGGGAGCCGCGGCCAATGCTGCGATATGGCCAATTCCATTTTGTGGTTGATGGAAAGGAGTGTGTGCTGACGGCGTATCAGTCGGCGGAGCACCCGGAACACCTGTTCCTTCCGTTCAAGGACGCAACCAACGGAACGGAAACCTACGCGGCCGGACGCTACATTGACCTAACTGCCCAGCCCGCAGCGGCGGCCAACTACGTGATTGATTTCAACCTTGCCTACAACCCTTACTGTGCCTACAACCCAGAGTACTCCTGCCCGGTGGTCCCGCGCGAGAATTTCCTTGCCGTTCCAATCCGCGCCGGGGAGCGGGTTTCCGAAGCTGAAGCTCATTGA
- a CDS encoding CHRD domain-containing protein, whose protein sequence is MIQPTICTNWPCRTLALLLLLCGLALTASAQQAFVITHKAILSGENEVPATTSKGYGIANMKVDYATMKMEYRITITNLGEPVTGAHFHLGEADSTGPIIHPITWPSDAQTVTGTWQMTEEQVSEIEWGGIYLNIHTATHPAGAIRGQAGRFANGQCLMFGAYEVPQVATNAMGNAALIIDPAARTAVYAVFWQDLSGPVTMAHFHRGPVGQNGPVITPMTVFEGSVAAGIWADLTDQDLNDLANGKIYMNVHTEANPDGEIRGQVQVVESYGVALSPQNESPAVTGSNAMGTGVVGVTHQVNGSYSVEGDFVVHGTTGPITMAHFHRGGEGNNGQVISPLVKNDTTPEHWEAPAGLTLEAADMERLRTGRVYANFHTEANGGGEVRGQLIAAINNFFPTAPTAAPQEISIAMGSTLAAIVDRSSNQLRFRIASGQRTDGATITLFNALGQRIAATTVDGDVAAIPLHQLPGGAYFARLERANQVLGICNVAVVR, encoded by the coding sequence ATGATTCAACCTACCATCTGCACAAACTGGCCATGCCGCACGCTCGCGCTGCTGTTGTTGCTGTGTGGCCTTGCGCTGACAGCATCCGCGCAGCAAGCCTTTGTGATTACCCACAAGGCAATCCTATCAGGGGAGAACGAGGTTCCCGCCACCACCAGCAAAGGGTATGGCATTGCCAATATGAAGGTGGATTATGCCACCATGAAAATGGAGTATCGAATCACCATCACCAATCTTGGCGAACCAGTGACCGGGGCGCATTTCCATCTGGGTGAAGCCGATTCCACTGGGCCGATAATACACCCAATCACGTGGCCTTCCGATGCCCAAACCGTTACCGGAACTTGGCAGATGACCGAGGAGCAGGTTTCGGAGATTGAATGGGGAGGAATCTACCTGAACATTCACACCGCCACCCATCCTGCCGGGGCAATCCGCGGTCAAGCGGGTAGGTTTGCGAACGGCCAGTGCCTGATGTTCGGAGCATACGAAGTTCCACAGGTAGCTACCAACGCAATGGGTAATGCCGCACTGATTATTGACCCAGCAGCCCGCACCGCCGTGTACGCAGTCTTTTGGCAAGACTTAAGCGGCCCAGTAACCATGGCGCATTTCCACCGCGGCCCAGTGGGGCAGAACGGTCCGGTTATCACACCAATGACCGTGTTTGAAGGGAGCGTAGCTGCCGGAATATGGGCGGACCTCACCGACCAAGACTTGAACGACTTGGCCAACGGCAAAATCTACATGAACGTCCATACCGAGGCCAACCCCGACGGCGAGATTCGCGGACAGGTGCAGGTGGTTGAGAGCTACGGCGTTGCGCTTTCGCCGCAGAACGAATCCCCCGCCGTCACCGGATCGAACGCCATGGGAACCGGAGTTGTTGGAGTGACGCACCAGGTGAATGGCAGCTACAGCGTTGAGGGGGATTTTGTTGTTCATGGAACCACTGGTCCAATCACCATGGCGCATTTCCACCGTGGCGGCGAGGGGAACAACGGGCAGGTTATCAGCCCCTTGGTGAAGAACGACACCACGCCAGAACATTGGGAAGCACCAGCAGGCCTGACCCTTGAGGCCGCCGATATGGAGCGGCTACGCACTGGGCGCGTCTATGCGAACTTCCACACGGAAGCAAACGGCGGGGGCGAAGTTCGCGGGCAGTTGATTGCAGCAATCAATAACTTCTTCCCAACGGCCCCCACCGCTGCCCCCCAGGAAATCAGCATTGCCATGGGGTCAACGCTGGCGGCGATTGTTGACCGCAGCAGCAACCAGCTCCGGTTCCGCATCGCCAGCGGCCAACGCACCGATGGCGCAACCATCACGCTGTTCAACGCGCTGGGCCAGCGGATTGCGGCAACCACTGTTGATGGCGACGTTGCGGCCATCCCACTCCATCAGCTTCCCGGCGGGGCGTACTTCGCACGGCTGGAGCGCGCCAACCAAGTTTTGGGCATCTGCAACGTGGCGGTGGTGCGGTAA